From a single Calothrix sp. NIES-2098 genomic region:
- a CDS encoding FAD dependent oxidoreductase: protein MQEYDVVIIGAGHNGLVCAAYLLKAGYSVLLLEKRSVPGGAATTEECLPQEAPGFKFNLCAIDHEFIHLGPVVEELELEKYGLEYLECDPVVFCPHPDGKYFLAHKSLEKTCAEIARYNERDAKKYAEFTDYWQRALGAMIPMFNAPPKSIIDILGNYDITKLKDLFSVIGSPNKTLDFIRTMLTSAEDLLNEWFDEEFLKAPLARLAAELGAPPSQKTVAIGAIMMAMRHNPGMARPRGGTGALVKALVNLVTSKGGVILTDQHVEKVLIDDKKAVGVRVAGGQEYRAKYGVISNIDAKRLFLQMTDKSDIDAVDPDLWERLERRIVNNNETILKIDLALNEPLHFPYHAHKDEYLIGSILIADSVTHVEQAHSKCTLGEIPDSDPSMYVVMPSALDPTLAPPGKHTVWIEFFAPYQIAGAEGTGLKGTGWTDELKNQVADRVVDKLATYAPNVKNATIARRVESPAELGERLGAYKGNYYHVDMSLDQMVFFRPLPEIANYKTPIDNLFLTGAGTHPGGSISGMPGRNCARVFLQTKHPIAQTLKDARDSIKSTVGSVFGMI, encoded by the coding sequence ATGCAAGAGTACGATGTTGTAATTATTGGCGCAGGACATAACGGTCTAGTTTGTGCTGCGTATTTGTTAAAAGCTGGCTATAGCGTCCTATTATTAGAAAAGCGTTCTGTTCCAGGTGGCGCAGCAACAACCGAAGAATGTTTACCTCAAGAAGCACCTGGATTTAAATTTAATTTATGTGCTATTGACCATGAATTTATTCATCTAGGGCCAGTTGTTGAAGAATTAGAACTAGAAAAATACGGCTTAGAATATCTAGAGTGCGATCCAGTAGTTTTCTGTCCTCATCCCGATGGTAAGTATTTTTTAGCGCATAAATCTCTAGAAAAAACTTGTGCAGAAATTGCTCGTTATAACGAACGCGATGCTAAAAAGTATGCAGAATTTACCGACTACTGGCAACGAGCATTAGGAGCAATGATTCCTATGTTTAATGCTCCACCAAAGTCAATTATTGATATTCTTGGTAACTACGACATTACAAAACTTAAAGATTTATTTTCAGTTATTGGTTCCCCCAATAAAACGCTGGACTTTATTCGCACGATGTTAACCAGCGCTGAAGATTTACTTAATGAGTGGTTTGATGAAGAATTTCTCAAAGCACCCCTAGCAAGACTAGCAGCAGAACTCGGCGCACCACCATCACAAAAAACCGTTGCCATTGGTGCAATTATGATGGCAATGCGGCACAATCCTGGGATGGCGAGACCGCGCGGTGGAACTGGCGCACTTGTAAAAGCTTTGGTGAATTTAGTCACAAGTAAAGGTGGCGTAATTCTCACAGATCAACATGTAGAAAAAGTGTTGATTGATGATAAAAAAGCCGTAGGTGTTAGAGTTGCTGGCGGTCAAGAATATCGAGCTAAATACGGCGTTATTTCTAATATCGATGCCAAACGGTTATTCTTACAAATGACTGATAAAAGCGATATTGATGCAGTCGATCCAGATTTGTGGGAAAGATTAGAACGCCGGATCGTTAATAATAACGAAACTATTCTCAAAATAGATTTGGCTTTAAACGAACCGCTGCATTTTCCATACCATGCACATAAAGATGAATACCTAATTGGGTCTATCTTGATTGCTGATTCAGTTACTCACGTTGAACAAGCTCATAGTAAATGTACTTTAGGAGAAATTCCTGATTCTGACCCATCAATGTATGTAGTAATGCCCAGTGCTTTAGACCCAACCTTAGCACCACCAGGCAAACACACTGTATGGATTGAATTTTTTGCTCCTTACCAAATTGCAGGTGCAGAAGGCACAGGTTTAAAAGGTACTGGTTGGACAGATGAACTCAAAAATCAAGTTGCAGATAGGGTAGTTGATAAGTTAGCGACCTATGCACCAAATGTAAAAAATGCAACTATCGCTCGTCGTGTCGAAAGTCCAGCAGAATTGGGCGAAAGATTAGGTGCTTACAAAGGGAATTATTACCACGTTGATATGTCCTTAGATCAGATGGTATTTTTCCGCCCTCTACCAGAAATAGCGAACTACAAAACACCAATTGATAATCTATTTTTAACTGGTGCCGGAACACATCCAGGTGGTTCAATCTCTGGTATGCCAGGACGCAATTGTGCGCGGGTATTCTTGCAGACAAAACATCCGATCGCCCAGACTTTGAAAGATGCTAGAGATTCAATTAAGTCTACTGTCGGTTCGGTGTTTGGAATGATTTAG
- a CDS encoding beta-lactamase-like protein, giving the protein MCPLPQQPSHTVKPPRGVLDSIYAFPPNRDTLGGTSYFIVRKESNILIDCPALEQTNLDFLRSHGGVRWLFLTHRGAIGKTAELQESLDCKVVIQEQEAYLLPGLTVTTFIQELTLDSEIQIIWTPGHSPGSSCLYYSQLGGVLFSGRHLVPNQQGEPLPLRTAKTFHWPRQINSIKYLLERFTPETLQYICPGANTGYLRGKGAIAQAYQHLASLDLHALRQMQALF; this is encoded by the coding sequence ATGTGCCCCTTACCCCAACAGCCAAGTCATACAGTTAAGCCACCAAGGGGTGTGCTAGACAGCATTTATGCTTTTCCGCCCAATCGGGACACATTAGGGGGAACCTCTTATTTTATTGTAAGAAAAGAAAGCAATATCCTCATCGACTGCCCTGCTTTAGAGCAGACAAATCTCGATTTTTTGCGATCGCATGGCGGTGTGCGCTGGCTATTTCTCACCCATCGCGGTGCTATTGGCAAAACAGCAGAACTTCAGGAATCTTTGGATTGCAAGGTGGTAATTCAAGAGCAAGAAGCTTATTTATTACCAGGATTAACTGTAACTACCTTTATCCAAGAACTCACTTTAGATTCAGAAATACAAATCATTTGGACGCCAGGACATTCTCCTGGCTCGTCTTGCCTATACTACAGCCAACTTGGAGGCGTGCTATTTTCAGGACGCCATTTAGTTCCCAACCAACAGGGCGAACCCCTTCCCTTACGCACAGCCAAAACCTTTCACTGGCCGCGACAAATTAACAGTATTAAATACCTATTAGAACGCTTTACACCAGAAACACTTCAGTATATTTGTCCTGGTGCAAATACAGGTTATCTAAGAGGCAAAGGTGCGATCGCTCAAGCATATCAGCATCTCGCCTCTCTAGATTTACACGCTTTGCGTCAGATGCAAGCACTTTTCTAA
- a CDS encoding carboxyl-terminal protease: MGLFMNKKVFRLGFSLLMGVWLALGTIIQPAAALTDEQKLISEVWRIVNRTYLDETFNHQNWATVRQKALEKPIKNQEAAYAAIQNMLKSLDDPFTRFLDPEQYRSLQVNTSGELTGVGLQIALDPETGKLEVVAPIAGSPAEKAGIRPRDRIVKIEGVSTENLTLDEAAAKMRGPIGSLVTLLIARDGEAEKELRVMRDRIALNPVVAEMRVTSQGTPIGYLRLNQFNANASMEVAHAITSLEKKGAAAYILDLRNNPGGLLQAGIEIARLWLDSGTIVYTVNRQGIQGSFEAFGPALTSDPLVILVNQGTASASEILAGALQDNGRAQLVGETTFGKGLIQSLFELSDGSGLAVTIAKYETPQHRDINKLGIKPDKVISQEAITREQIGTEADQQYQAAVELLTKNSVVVGLGNRA; the protein is encoded by the coding sequence ATGGGCTTGTTCATGAACAAAAAGGTTTTTCGGCTGGGATTTTCATTGCTAATGGGAGTTTGGCTGGCACTGGGTACAATTATTCAACCAGCGGCGGCTTTGACAGATGAGCAAAAACTGATATCGGAAGTTTGGCGAATTGTCAATCGAACTTATCTAGATGAAACATTTAATCATCAAAACTGGGCAACGGTGCGGCAAAAGGCTTTGGAGAAGCCAATCAAAAACCAGGAAGCCGCTTATGCAGCAATTCAGAATATGCTCAAAAGCTTGGACGACCCTTTTACCCGTTTTTTAGACCCAGAACAGTACCGCAGTTTACAGGTAAATACTTCTGGCGAACTGACAGGGGTAGGTTTACAAATTGCTCTTGACCCGGAAACTGGAAAGTTGGAAGTAGTAGCACCCATAGCAGGTTCACCAGCAGAGAAAGCCGGAATTAGACCGCGCGATCGCATTGTCAAAATTGAAGGTGTCTCTACAGAAAATCTCACCTTAGACGAAGCTGCTGCGAAAATGCGCGGTCCAATTGGCAGTCTAGTGACGCTGTTAATCGCAAGAGATGGCGAGGCAGAAAAGGAATTGCGGGTGATGCGCGATCGCATTGCTTTAAACCCTGTCGTTGCAGAAATGCGCGTTACCTCACAAGGTACGCCCATTGGCTATCTGCGCCTGAATCAGTTTAATGCCAACGCCTCAATGGAAGTGGCACACGCCATTACTAGTTTAGAAAAAAAAGGTGCGGCTGCTTATATTTTAGATTTGCGCAATAATCCTGGGGGGCTACTGCAAGCCGGAATTGAAATCGCTCGGTTGTGGTTAGACTCTGGCACGATAGTATACACTGTCAATCGCCAAGGCATTCAAGGCAGTTTTGAGGCATTTGGCCCAGCACTGACTTCAGATCCATTAGTAATTTTGGTAAACCAAGGAACCGCTAGTGCCAGCGAAATTCTTGCCGGAGCATTACAAGATAATGGTCGTGCCCAACTAGTAGGCGAAACCACTTTTGGTAAAGGCTTGATTCAATCCTTGTTTGAATTATCAGATGGTTCTGGCTTGGCAGTAACAATTGCTAAATATGAAACACCTCAACATCGAGATATTAACAAGCTAGGTATAAAACCAGACAAAGTAATTTCTCAAGAAGCAATTACCCGCGAACAAATTGGCACAGAAGCAGATCAACAATATCAAGCAGCTGTGGAATTGTTGACAAAAAATTCTGTAGTGGTGGGATTGGGAAATAGGGCATAG